Part of the Olsenella profusa DSM 13989 genome, AAGTGGGCCGAGGCGGACATCGTCGTCTACATCGGCTGCGGGGAGCGCGGCAACGAGATGACGGACGTCCTCAACGAGTTTCCCGAGCTCAAGGATCCCAAGACGGGCGAGTCGCTCATGGAGCGCACCGTGCTCATCGCCAACACCTCGGACATGCCCGTGGCGGCGCGCGAGGCGAGCGTCTACACGGGCGTCACCATCGCCGAGTACTTTCGTGACATGGGCTACTCCGTTGCCCTCATGGCCGACTCCACCTCGCGTTGGGCCGAGGCCCTGCGCGAGATGAGTGGCCGCCTCGAGGAGATGCCAGGCGAGGAGGGCTATCCCGCCTACCTGGGCAGTCGCCTGGCACAGTTCTATGAGCGCGCCGGCCGTGTCATCTCGCTCGGTTCCGAGGGACGTGAGGGGCAGCTCTCTATCATCGGCGCCGTCTCGCCCCCGGGCGGTGACATCTCCGAACCCGTCTCCCAGGCCACCCTGCGCATCGTCAAGGTGTTCTGGTGCCTCGACAGCGAGCTTGCCTATCAGCGCCACTTTCCGGCCATCAACTGGCTGAGCAGCTACAGCCTCTACCTTGACAACATCGGGCCCTGGTTCTCGAAGAACATCGCGGAGGACTGGATGGACATCCGGCAGAGGCTCATGAGCCTGCTGCAGGACGAGTCCTCCCTCAACGAGATCGTCAAGATGGTGGGCATGGATGCCCTGTCACCCCAGGACCGCCTCAAGATGGAGGCCGCCCGCAGCACGCGCGAGGACTTCCTGCACCAGAACTCCTTTGACGAGGTCGACACCTACACCTCGCTTCCGAAGCAGTACTACATGATGAAGCTGGTCCTGGCATTCTACGAGGAGGGCGTTCGTGCCCTTGAGGGTGGCATGGACATCGAGCGGCTGGTGCACATGGATGTGCGCGAACGCATCGGGCGCTACAAGTACACGCCCGAGAAGGATTGCGAGCTGGAGTTCGAGGCCGTCAGGGATGCCCTCTCCACGGAGATTCAGAGCATCGCCAACGAGCAGGAGGATTAGCCATGGCCACGGAGTATCGCACCATCCAAGAGGTTGCCGGCCCACTCGTCCTGGTGAGCGGCGTCGAGGGCGTCACCTACAACGAGCTGGGCGAGATCACGCTCGCCGACGGCCAGACGCGCCGTTGCAAGGTCCTTGAGGTCGATGGCACGAACGTTCTCGTGCAGCTCTTCGAGTCTTCTACGGGCATCAACCTCTCCGACAGCAAGGTGCACTTCCTGGGCAGGGCAATGGAGTTGGGCGTCTCCGGCGACATGCTCGGACGCGTCTTCGATGGCGTGGGCGGGGTCATCGACGGGGGTCCGGAGATCCTTCCGGAGACACGCATGGACATCAATGGTCGACCCATGAACCCCTATGCGCGCTCGTATCCCTCCGAGTTCATCCAGACGGGCATCTCTGCCATCGATGGCCTGAACACGCTGGTCCGTGGCCAGAAGCTGCCGATCTTCTCGGCCTCGGGCCTGCCCCATGCGCAGCTTGCCGCACAGATCGCGCGACAGGCCAAGGTACTTGGCACCGAAGAGGAATTCGCCGTCGTCTTTGCCGCCATGGGCATCACCTACGAGGAGGCACACTACTTCGAGGAGTCCTTCAAGGAGACGGGCGCTATCGATCGCACGGTCCTGTTCGTGAACCTTGCCAACGACCCCGCGGTCGAGCGCATCTCCACGCCGCGCATGGCCCTGACGGCCGCGGAGTACCTTGCGTTCGAGAAGGACATGCACGTCTTGGTCATCATGACCGACATCACGAACTATGCCGACGCCCTGCGTGAGATCTCCGCGGCGCGCAAGGAGGTTCCGGGAAGGCGTGGCTATCCCGGCTATATGTACACTGACCTTGCGCAGATGTATGAGCGGGCGGGACGTCAGCATGGCAAGAGGGGGTCAATCACGATGATCCCCATCCTGTCCATGCCCGAGGATGACAAGACGCACCCGATTCCCGATCTGACGGGCTATATCACCGAGGGTCAGATCATCCTGAGCCGCGAGCTCTACCGCTCGGGCGTGACGCCGCCCATCGACGTCCTGCCCTCGCTCTCGCGCCTGAAGGACAAGGGCATCGGCGGGGGGAAGACCCGTGCCGATCATGCTGCGACCATGAACCAGCTCTTCGCCGCCTATGCGCGCGGCAAGGAGGCCAAGGAGCTCATGGTAATCTTGGGTGAGGCCGCCCTGACCGACATCGACCTCATCTATGCCAAGTTCTCCGAGGAGTTCGAGGCGCGCTACGTCTCGCAGGGCAACGAGACGGATCGCGGCATCCAGGAGACCCTCGACCTCGGCTGGGATCTCCTGCGCATACTTCCTCGCTCCGAGCTCAAGCGCATTCCCGATGCCATGCTCGACGAGTACTACGAGAAGGACTAGAAGGACTAGGCCCTCGCGTACCGACCACCGAGGGGCGGTACCGGGAGTCTCACGAGGCATGAAGGAGGTGGAGGATGCCCGGAGCACAGGTCAACCAGACGCGCATGGAGCTCTCGCGCCAGAAGGGGCGACTGGCGACGGCCGTCAAGGGCCATCGTCTGCTCAAGGACAAGCGTGACGAGCTGATGCGCGAATTCCTCGATCTGGTGCGTGTGAACATGGAGCTGCGGCGGAGGGTGGAGGACAAGATCGCCGATGCCAACCGCAATCTCGCCTTGGCCAAGTGCACCATGTCGGAGGAGGTCCTCAAGGAGGCCTTGATGGCCCCTAGGCAGGAGGTCTATCTCACGTCGAGCACACGCAACATCATGAGTGTGAACGTGCCGGTGTTCTCGGTGCAGACGAGGACCTCGGACGAGAATGACATCTACTCGTACGGTTATGCGTTCACCTCGAGCGACCTTGACGGCTCGGTGCGCATGCTCGCAGAGATCCTGCCCGACCTGCTCAAGCTCGCCGAGGTGGAGAAGTCGTGCCAGCTCATGGCTGCCGAGATCGAGAAGACGCGCCGTCGCGTGAACGCCTTGGAGCACGTCATCATCCCAGAGGCGCAAAAGAACATTCGCACGATCGGCATGCACCTCGATGAGAGCGAGCGCAGCACCCAGGTGCGCCTCATGAAGGTCAAGGACATGGTGATCAAGGATGCCCGCCGCGACAAGCACGTTGCCTGACGGGTCGGCTTCGTGACGGCGTGAGATGTGCAAGGCCTACCACCGTGCCCGACTTCGTGCCCTGTCGTGTGGCCCCCGCTTTGGCGGGGGTTTGCGCACCCACTCGGCCATGCGGCGCTACCGCTCGTCGACTCAAATGGAAATATGGTGGCAATCGATTAGAAATGCTTCTATACATTTTCTATTCTAATGACAGTGAAGATTTCTAATATCCAAGGAGCGCACTGCAGGCAGATGGGATATGTCGTGGTCACGAACAATCCACTGGTCTTGTTGGAGCTTTCGGGAGACCATACGGTTGACTTTGCTGAGCAGACCTACCTCGAGCTGCTTGAGCGGGTACGTAGCATGGTGCACGAGGGCTCAAGGATCCTGAGCCATCCCCAGGCGGGAGGCGTTCAGTCCGGAGAGACCCCGTATCGCTCCATCCTTGTCCAACCGGTGCATGGCCCGGTGGATGTGGACTCGCTCAAGCTGATCGAGTCGGCCATAGCCGCGACGCGCAAGTTCCAGAACAAGACGCCACTCTACAAGGAGGGCGTGAGCAGGGATTTCCAGGTTGTTGACCTTGCGCTCATCAGAAGCGGAATCGAGTCGGCCGATGCCATGTAGGAAGCGTGCGCCTGGCCATCCCACCCGCTCGCGCGGCCACGAGCCAACCGGCCCACCTTTTTTCGCATGTGCCCATAGGCTCCCATAAAGGAGGAGGTAGTCAGAGTGAAGTTAGAGTTGGGAAGGATACACGTCGAAGACGTGGTCTTCGCAGACAAGTCAAGGATTGACGCGGGTGTGCTGTACGTCTCGAAGGATGAGCTTACGCCTATCGTGCTTTCGGACGAGCACCTTGAGGCCGTCGAGTTCGACATAGCAAAGCCCGGCGAGTCCGTGCGCGTCACTCCCGTAAAGGACGTCATCGAGCCTCGCGTCAAGGTCGAAGGTTCCGGTGGTATCTTCCCTGGGGTCATCGCAAAGGTCGACACCGTGGGAAGTGGCAAGACCTACGCCCTCAAGGGCATGGCGGTCGTGACGGCAGGCCCCATCGTAGGATTCCAGGAGGGCGTCATCGACATGAGCGGCCCTGGTGCCGACTACACACCGTTCTCCAAGACGCTCAACCTGGTCATGGTCTGCCAGCCGGTCAAGAACATCGAGCGGCACGAGTACGAGCAGGCAGTGCGCTTTGCCGGCCTCAGGGTGGCCACCTTCATCGGTGAGCTTGCGCGCGAGCTCACGCCCGACGAGACCGAGACCTACGAGACGCCCGACATCGTGGAGGGCATGAAGGCCTACCCGGATCTCCCACGCGTCGGCTACGTCCAGATGCTCCAGAGCCAGGGTCTCCTCCACGACACCTACGTCTATGGGGTGGACGCCAAGAAGGTCCTTCCCACCATGCTGTATCCCACCGAGGTCATGGATGGTGCCATCGTCTCGGGCAACTGCGTGAGCGCGTGCGACAAGAACCCCACCTATGTCCACGAGAACAACGGCGTCGTGGAGGAGCTTTACAAGCAGCACGGCAAGACCATCAACTTCGTGTGCCAGATCGTCACGAACGAGAACGTCTACCTTGCCGACAAGGAGCGCTCGTCCAACCAGACCGCCAAACTGTGCCACATGCTGGGCCTGGATGGTGTGGTCATCTCGCAGGAGGGCTTCGGCAATCCCGACACCGACCTCATCATGAACTGCAAGAAGATCGAGGCCGAGGGCATCAAGACCGTCATCATCACCGACGAGTACGCAGGCCGCGACGGCAAGTCACAGTCCCTTGCCGACGCCGACCCGGCGGCTGACGCCGTGGTGACGGGCGGAAACGCCAACGAGGTGATCGTCCTGCCAAAGATGGACAAGGTCATCGGGACCCTCGCTTACATCAACAAGATCGCCGGCGCCTCGGAGAGCACGCTGCGCGAGGATGGGAGCCTTGAGGTCGAACTACAGGTCATCACCGGCGCAACCAACGAGACGGGCTTCGGCTACCTGAGCGCCCGATAGGAGGTAGGCATGGCAAAGTTGAGGATAGTTCACTACATCAACCAGTTCTTTGCCCAGATTGGCGGTGAGGAGAAGGCTGACTACCCCCTGGAATACCGCGATGGCAAGTACGTGGGTCCGGGACTGGCGTTCATGCAGGCATGGGGTAACGAGGCCCAGATCGTCGGCACCATCGTATGTGGCGACAGCTACTTCGGCGAGAACATCGACAAGGCGACGTCCGAGGTCGTGGAGATCGTCAGAAAGGCCAAGCCCGACCTGTTTCTGGCTGGTCCCGGCTTCAATGCCGGACGCTACGGCGTAGCCTGCGCCACGGCCTGCGCCGCCGTCGAAGAGCGGCTGGGCATCCCCACGCTCACGGGCCTCTACGTGGAGAACCCTGGCGTCGACATGTTCCGCGACAAGATCTACATCGTCTCTACCAAGAATAGTGCCGCCGGCATGCGCGGCGCCGTCAAGGTCATGGCGCCGCTCGCGCTCAAGCTTGCCCGTCACGAGAGGATCGGCGCCTCGGTGGAGGAGGGCTACATCCCCCGCGGGCAACGCGTCAACTTCTTCGAGAGAGAGCGTGGCGCAAGGCGCGCTGTCGACATGCTCATCAAGAAGCTGGGCGGGCGTCCGTTCGTCACGGAGTATCCCATGCCCTCCTTTGACAGGGTGAATCCTGTCTCTCCCGTCACGGACCTCTCGCACACAAAGGTGGCCCTCGTGACCTCGGGTGGCATCGTGCCCAAGGGCAACCCCGACCACATCGAGAGCTCAAACGCCTCCCACTTTGGTGAATACGATATCACGGGCGTCATGGACCTCACGTCCGATGCCTATGAGACCGCCCACGGCGGATACGATCCGGTCTGCGCCAACGAGGACGCCGACCGCGTCTTGCCTGTCGACGTCATGCGCGACCTCGAGCGCGAGGGGGTCATCGGCTCTCTTCACAACAAGTTCTACACTACGGTCGGTAACGGCACCGCCGTCGCATCCGCAAAGAAGTTTGGTGGGGAGATAGCCCAGAGGCTCAAGGAGGACGGTGTCCAGGCCGTCATACTCACCAGCACTTGAGGCACCTGCACTCGTTGCGGCGCAACGATGGTCAAGGAAATCGAGCGTGCGGGCTTCCCCGTGGCTCATATGTGCACGGTCACGCCAATCTCGATGACGGTTGGGGCAAATCGCATCGTCCCGACGATTGCGATTCCCCATCCTTTGGGCGACCCCTCCCTGGATGCCGACGACGAGAAGAAGCTCCGTCGCGAGCTCGTCGAGAAGGCCCTGGGGGCGCTTGGGACCCCCATCGACAAGCAGACGATCTTCGAGGACTAACAGGGCCTACGGGCGGCGCATCGGACAGCCTGGTGCACCGCCCGCAAGCTCTGGGCTGACCCTGACGCGTGCCCCCAAAGCTCAGCCATGTCCTGGCATGGGAGGCACAGACCTAGGAAGGAACCCACATGGATGCACTTAACAGCACGGTGCTTCAGATTTCCGATGTGATCTGGAACGGCCTTCTGCTCTGGCTGCTTGTCGGAACGGGCGTCTTCTACTCCATCCGCACCAGGTTCGTCCAGGTGCGGCGCTTTGGGGCCTCCATGAAGAGGGCGTTTGGCGACCTCAACCTCCACGGCGAGAAGGCGGGAAGCGAGGGCATGAGCTCGTTCCAGGCGCTTGCGACGGCCATTGCCGCCCAGGTGGGGACTGGCAACATAGCGGGATGCGCCACGGCGCTCGTCTCCGGCGGCCCAGGCGCCATCTTCTGGATGTGGATTGCCGCGTTCTTTGGCATGGCGACGATCTTTGGTGAGGCGGTCCTCGCACAAAGGACCAAGACGCGCGATGCCAGCGGAAGCGTCATCGGCGGACCGGTCTATTACATAGAGAAGGCCTTCAAGGGCGGGTTCGGAAAGTTCCTTGCGACGTTCTTTGCGGTGGCCATCATCCTTGCTCTTGGCTTCATGGGCAACATGGTTCAGTCCAACTCCATCAGCGCGGCGTTCAACTCCGCGCTCGACGTCCCCACGTGGATCGTGGGCGTCATCGTGGCCGCCATCGCCGCGTTCATCTTCGTCGGCGGCATCGGCCGCATCGCGTCGTTCACCGAGAAGGCAGTCCCCCTCATGGCGGGACTCTACATTCTGGGTTGCGTCGTGGTCCTGGCCCTCAACTGGCAGGCCCTGCCCGGTGCCTTTGGTTCCATATTCGTCTGTGCCTTTGACCCCCAGGCCGCCGGCGGTGCCGTTGCGGGCATCACGGTTCGCCAGGCCATCCGCTACGGCGTCGCACGCGGCCTCTTCTCCAACGAGGCCGGCATGGGCTCCACCCCTCACTCGCACGCCATCGCAAAGGTTGACAGGCCACAAGACCAGGGCGAGGTCGCCATGGTCGGCGTGTTCATCGACACCTTCGTGGTCCTTACCCTCACGGCGCTTGTCATCCTGTCGTCCGGCGTACTCGACTCCATGATCGCAAGCGGCGTGACTGGCGTCGCCGTGGCGCAGGGCGCCTTCGACAACACCTTCGGGAGCTTTGGCAACATCTTCATTGCGGTGTGCCTCTTCTTCTTTGCCTTCTCGACGATCATCGGCTGGTACTTCTTCGGCGAGCAGAACATCAGGTGGCTGTTTGGTAACAAGATGGTCAAGATCTATGCCGCCATCGTCACCGTCCTCATCTTTGTGGGCTCGCTGCTCAAGGTTGAGCTGGTGTGGAACCTCGCGGACCTCTTCAATGGCCTCATGGTCTTCCCCAACCTCCTGGCCCTGCTTGCGCTTTCGGGAATCGTGACGAAGATCGCCCACGACAGGGACGCAAAGCCGTAGTACCGTTCGCCGCCAATCATGTTTCTTGAGCCGGTGGCAAAAGGTTTTATAATCGCGATAGGTATTTTTTGGGATAGAATGTGCGCAAAGCAGAGGAGGGGGAGTTTTCGCAGGTTTTTTGGTGCATGGGGCGCATGAGACAACGGGACGGACACATGTGCCAGAGGACTGCGATTTGTGTCCAAGATGGGCAGGTTCTCCGCTCAGTTTGGGCTCTAGCCGGTCTGCCTGGGCTGGCTTAGGCATAGTTAACAGCAGGCTTGGTCTATGAGAGGAGGAAAAGATGGGCAAACTCGATGGTAAGAAGGTCGTTGTCATTGGCGATCGCGATGGCGTTCCCGGCGAGGCAATTTCTGCCTGCGCCGAGACCGCTGGTGGCGAGATTGTGTTTTCCTCGACGGAGTGCTTCGTTTGAACTTCCGCTGGCGCAATGGATCTTGAGAACCAGAAGAGGGTCAAGGAGTTCGCAGAGAAGTACGGTCCCGAGAACGTTGTCGTTCTCGTTGGTGCCGCAGATGGCGAAGCTGCCGGACTCGCCGCAGAGACGGTTGAGAATGGCGACCCCACGTTCGCAGGTCCATTGACGGGAGTCCAGTTGGGACTCGCTTGCTACCACGTGGTTGAGCCGAACGTCAAGGCATGGTTTGACGCCGATGTCTACGACGAACAGGTCTCCATGATGGAGATGGTCCTCGATGTTGACGATATCGTCAGCGAGATGACCGACATTCGCTCTGAGTTCTGCAAGTATCCTCTGGATTAAGCAGGGATGGGCGTGTGCTTGTCATCCGAGGTCTGAGGGGGGTGGCGGTGCGTGCCGCCGCCCCCTCGTATTAGGTGTTTCAGGCTCCCCAGGGCTCGCACGACGCGGGGGCCTTTGCACGTTTGGCACGACGGTTCTGTTCGCATTGGAAGTCAAGTCCTGAGTCTCGCGTGCGGGCATGGGGCCCACGGCGGGAGAGGGGAGCGGAGGAGTAGATGAAGAGCGTCATCAAGGGAGTGAGCTATGTCTTGGCCCACACGCCTGGCATGGTTGTCCACAACGGCACCACGCAGACGACCGAGCGTGTGGTCAACCCGGAGAGCGAGTATCTCAAGGAGCTGCCCAGCCACCTGCGATCCTTCGAGGACAACCTGAGTTACTGGCCCAATCAGGTCTACATCGGCAACAAGAACCCCAAGGAGCTCGAAGGCGTCGAGTTCCCCTACTATGACAAGCGCTGCGACGTCACGGACCGCTACGGCAAGTACGGCCAGATGATGCCCGAGGCCGAGTTCTATCTCCTCATGCAGTCCGTGGACATGTTTGACCTCATCGAGCTCGACCGCGACTTCGTTGCCGCCCACAAGGACGAGCTCGCTGCCAACCAGGTCATCGACGAGGGCGTCATGAGGCGCGTCAAGGAGGGCGTCGAGCTCTCCAAGGTCCAGGAGATCGTGGGCAACGGCGAGGGCGAGGGCCTCTACATCGATGACACGCTCGTCGGCTGCGTGAGGCGCGCCCACGACATCGACAACAACCTCTCCGCCGAGTACATGCTCGAGAACCTCGCCACCAAGGCCAGCGATGTCCTCGCCATGCTCACCGCCATCAAGAACGCCGGCATCTCCAAGGATGACGTCGAGTACGTCATCGACTGCTGCGAGGAGGCCTGCGGCGACGAGAACCAGCGCGGCGGCGGCAACTTCGCCAAGGCCGCGGCCGAGATCTGCGAGTTCAACAACGCCACCGGCTCCGACGCCCGTGGCTTCTGCGCTGGTCCCACCCACGCCATGATCGAGGCTGCCGCCCTCGTTGCCTCCGGTGCCTACAGGACCGTCATGGTCTCCGCCGGTGGCTGCACCGCCAAGCTCGGCATGAACGGCAAGGCACACGTCGAGAAGGGCCTGCCCATCCTCGAGGACATGCTCGGTGGCTTTGCGGTCGTCCTCACCCAGGACGATGGCGTGAGCCCCTACATCGACCTCGAGCACCTCGGCCGCCACACCGTGGGCACCGGCTCCGCCCCCCAGAGCGTCATGCAGTCCCTGGTCTACGACCCCCTGGATGCTGCCGGCCTCTCCGTCACGGACGTGGACAAGTACGCGCCCGAGATGCAGAACCCCGACATCACCAAGGCTGGTGGCGCGGGTGACGTGCCCCTGGCCAACTACAAGATGATCGCGGCCCTGGGCGTCAAGAAGCAGCAGCTCGAGCGCAAGGACATCCCCAGCTTTGCCACCGACCACGGCTTCATCGGCTGGGCCCCCACGCAGGGCCACATCCCCTCCGGCGTGCCTGCCATCGGCGTCGCCCGCGACGAGATCATGGCCGGCAACTGGAAGCGCCTCATGCTCATCGGCAAGGGCTCGCTGTTCCTCGGTCGCCTGACCAACCTCTTCGATGGCGTCTCCTACATGATCTGTGCCAACGACGGCCAGGCCGAGGAGAGCGGTGCCGTCTCCGAGGACGAGGTCAAGCAGCTCGTCGCGAAGGCCATGAAGGACTTCGCCGCCCAGCTCATGGCCGCCTCCGATGCTGAGTAGGTGATCAGATGAGCAAGCTTGAGAAGCAGGTCGCCGAGGCCTTCCTCGAGATGGCCAATGGCCTCGAGAGCGGCCAGTTCGGCAAGAGGCCAAAGATCGCCCTGACCGGCATGGGCAGCGAGCACGGCGAAGAGAACGCCATGGCCGCCGCCGTCGAGGCCGCGGGCAAGGGCGTGGACGTGTACTACATCGGGAGCCTCGAGCACGAGGGCGTCACCACCGTGCACGTGGCCAACGACGACGAGGGCCACGAGAAGATGGACGAGCTGCTCGCCTCTGGCGAGGTGGATGGTGGCGTCACCATGCACTACCCGTTCCCCATCGGCGTGTCCACCGTCGGCCGTGTCGTGACCCCGGGCTTCGGCAAGGAGATGTTCGTGGCCAACACCACAGGCACCTCGAGCGCCGACCGCATCGAGGGCATGATCCTCAACGCCATCGCCGGCATCGCGACCGCCAAGGCGACCGGCATCGAGGATCCCACCGTGGGCATCCTCAACGTGGACGGTGCCCGCCAGACCGAGATG contains:
- a CDS encoding V-type ATP synthase subunit A codes for the protein MGSTGVIKKVAGPLVVASGMRDANMFDVVRVSEEKLIGEVIEMHGDEASIQVYEETQGLGPGEPVVSTERPLSVELGPGLIGSIYDGIQRPLDKLMETTGSNLLGRGVSVPAIDEERLWEFVPTAKVGDEVQEGDVIGTVQETKVVSHKIMVPTGRRGTVTEIQAGSFTVRDVVCTLSRDGVQEGLTMAQHWPVRQGRPYATKLPPNMPLITGQRVIDAFFPIAKGGVAAVPGPFGSGKTVIQHQLAKWAEADIVVYIGCGERGNEMTDVLNEFPELKDPKTGESLMERTVLIANTSDMPVAAREASVYTGVTIAEYFRDMGYSVALMADSTSRWAEALREMSGRLEEMPGEEGYPAYLGSRLAQFYERAGRVISLGSEGREGQLSIIGAVSPPGGDISEPVSQATLRIVKVFWCLDSELAYQRHFPAINWLSSYSLYLDNIGPWFSKNIAEDWMDIRQRLMSLLQDESSLNEIVKMVGMDALSPQDRLKMEAARSTREDFLHQNSFDEVDTYTSLPKQYYMMKLVLAFYEEGVRALEGGMDIERLVHMDVRERIGRYKYTPEKDCELEFEAVRDALSTEIQSIANEQED
- a CDS encoding alanine/glycine:cation symporter family protein, with amino-acid sequence MDALNSTVLQISDVIWNGLLLWLLVGTGVFYSIRTRFVQVRRFGASMKRAFGDLNLHGEKAGSEGMSSFQALATAIAAQVGTGNIAGCATALVSGGPGAIFWMWIAAFFGMATIFGEAVLAQRTKTRDASGSVIGGPVYYIEKAFKGGFGKFLATFFAVAIILALGFMGNMVQSNSISAAFNSALDVPTWIVGVIVAAIAAFIFVGGIGRIASFTEKAVPLMAGLYILGCVVVLALNWQALPGAFGSIFVCAFDPQAAGGAVAGITVRQAIRYGVARGLFSNEAGMGSTPHSHAIAKVDRPQDQGEVAMVGVFIDTFVVLTLTALVILSSGVLDSMIASGVTGVAVAQGAFDNTFGSFGNIFIAVCLFFFAFSTIIGWYFFGEQNIRWLFGNKMVKIYAAIVTVLIFVGSLLKVELVWNLADLFNGLMVFPNLLALLALSGIVTKIAHDRDAKP
- a CDS encoding glycine/sarcosine/betaine reductase component B subunit; translation: MKLELGRIHVEDVVFADKSRIDAGVLYVSKDELTPIVLSDEHLEAVEFDIAKPGESVRVTPVKDVIEPRVKVEGSGGIFPGVIAKVDTVGSGKTYALKGMAVVTAGPIVGFQEGVIDMSGPGADYTPFSKTLNLVMVCQPVKNIERHEYEQAVRFAGLRVATFIGELARELTPDETETYETPDIVEGMKAYPDLPRVGYVQMLQSQGLLHDTYVYGVDAKKVLPTMLYPTEVMDGAIVSGNCVSACDKNPTYVHENNGVVEELYKQHGKTINFVCQIVTNENVYLADKERSSNQTAKLCHMLGLDGVVISQEGFGNPDTDLIMNCKKIEAEGIKTVIITDEYAGRDGKSQSLADADPAADAVVTGGNANEVIVLPKMDKVIGTLAYINKIAGASESTLREDGSLEVELQVITGATNETGFGYLSAR
- a CDS encoding GrdX family protein codes for the protein MGYVVVTNNPLVLLELSGDHTVDFAEQTYLELLERVRSMVHEGSRILSHPQAGGVQSGETPYRSILVQPVHGPVDVDSLKLIESAIAATRKFQNKTPLYKEGVSRDFQVVDLALIRSGIESADAM
- the grdA gene encoding glycine/sarcosine/betaine reductase complex selenoprotein A; amino-acid sequence: MGKLDGKKVVVIGDRDGVPGEAISACAETAGGEIVFSSTECFVUTSAGAMDLENQKRVKEFAEKYGPENVVVLVGAADGEAAGLAAETVENGDPTFAGPLTGVQLGLACYHVVEPNVKAWFDADVYDEQVSMMEMVLDVDDIVSEMTDIRSEFCKYPLD
- the grdC gene encoding glycine/sarcosine/betaine reductase complex component C subunit beta, whose translation is MKSVIKGVSYVLAHTPGMVVHNGTTQTTERVVNPESEYLKELPSHLRSFEDNLSYWPNQVYIGNKNPKELEGVEFPYYDKRCDVTDRYGKYGQMMPEAEFYLLMQSVDMFDLIELDRDFVAAHKDELAANQVIDEGVMRRVKEGVELSKVQEIVGNGEGEGLYIDDTLVGCVRRAHDIDNNLSAEYMLENLATKASDVLAMLTAIKNAGISKDDVEYVIDCCEEACGDENQRGGGNFAKAAAEICEFNNATGSDARGFCAGPTHAMIEAAALVASGAYRTVMVSAGGCTAKLGMNGKAHVEKGLPILEDMLGGFAVVLTQDDGVSPYIDLEHLGRHTVGTGSAPQSVMQSLVYDPLDAAGLSVTDVDKYAPEMQNPDITKAGGAGDVPLANYKMIAALGVKKQQLERKDIPSFATDHGFIGWAPTQGHIPSGVPAIGVARDEIMAGNWKRLMLIGKGSLFLGRLTNLFDGVSYMICANDGQAEESGAVSEDEVKQLVAKAMKDFAAQLMAASDAE
- the grdB gene encoding glycine reductase complex selenoprotein B produces the protein MAKLRIVHYINQFFAQIGGEEKADYPLEYRDGKYVGPGLAFMQAWGNEAQIVGTIVCGDSYFGENIDKATSEVVEIVRKAKPDLFLAGPGFNAGRYGVACATACAAVEERLGIPTLTGLYVENPGVDMFRDKIYIVSTKNSAAGMRGAVKVMAPLALKLARHERIGASVEEGYIPRGQRVNFFERERGARRAVDMLIKKLGGRPFVTEYPMPSFDRVNPVSPVTDLSHTKVALVTSGGIVPKGNPDHIESSNASHFGEYDITGVMDLTSDAYETAHGGYDPVCANEDADRVLPVDVMRDLEREGVIGSLHNKFYTTVGNGTAVASAKKFGGEIAQRLKEDGVQAVILTSTUGTCTRCGATMVKEIERAGFPVAHMCTVTPISMTVGANRIVPTIAIPHPLGDPSLDADDEKKLRRELVEKALGALGTPIDKQTIFED
- a CDS encoding V-type ATP synthase subunit D, which codes for MPGAQVNQTRMELSRQKGRLATAVKGHRLLKDKRDELMREFLDLVRVNMELRRRVEDKIADANRNLALAKCTMSEEVLKEALMAPRQEVYLTSSTRNIMSVNVPVFSVQTRTSDENDIYSYGYAFTSSDLDGSVRMLAEILPDLLKLAEVEKSCQLMAAEIEKTRRRVNALEHVIIPEAQKNIRTIGMHLDESERSTQVRLMKVKDMVIKDARRDKHVA
- a CDS encoding V-type ATP synthase subunit B; its protein translation is MATEYRTIQEVAGPLVLVSGVEGVTYNELGEITLADGQTRRCKVLEVDGTNVLVQLFESSTGINLSDSKVHFLGRAMELGVSGDMLGRVFDGVGGVIDGGPEILPETRMDINGRPMNPYARSYPSEFIQTGISAIDGLNTLVRGQKLPIFSASGLPHAQLAAQIARQAKVLGTEEEFAVVFAAMGITYEEAHYFEESFKETGAIDRTVLFVNLANDPAVERISTPRMALTAAEYLAFEKDMHVLVIMTDITNYADALREISAARKEVPGRRGYPGYMYTDLAQMYERAGRQHGKRGSITMIPILSMPEDDKTHPIPDLTGYITEGQIILSRELYRSGVTPPIDVLPSLSRLKDKGIGGGKTRADHAATMNQLFAAYARGKEAKELMVILGEAALTDIDLIYAKFSEEFEARYVSQGNETDRGIQETLDLGWDLLRILPRSELKRIPDAMLDEYYEKD